Proteins encoded in a region of the Acidobacteriota bacterium genome:
- a CDS encoding citrate synthase (catalyzes the formation of citrate from acetyl-CoA and oxaloacetate), whose protein sequence is MSTVSEVKAKAGLEDVVAGESAICYIDGDRGVLSYCGYDIHDLADMDHGVSFEETCFLLWHRRLPNRAELGDLQTQLDAARRLPEPILRAMKSLPAGDGMDALRTLTSMLGHYDQDAAVHTPQANYRKAVRLTGQIGSLVATWGRMAAGGGAIDPDPALGHAANFLYMLTGTRPSALAARAFDVSLVLHADHELNASTFAARVSAATLTDLHSAIVGAIGALKGPLHGGANAEVMKMLLDIGQDAGVERAGEYVRAKLARKEKISGFGHRVYHTEDPRATHLRRFSKSIGEKAGQPQWFAMSERIEQVVKGDKGLNPNVDFYSASMFYSLGIPIALYTPIFAVSRISGWTAHVLEQYANNRLIRPRTEYIGPAYPQQVLPLDQR, encoded by the coding sequence ATGAGTACCGTCAGTGAAGTGAAGGCCAAGGCCGGCCTGGAAGATGTGGTCGCCGGCGAGTCGGCTATTTGTTATATCGATGGCGACCGGGGCGTGTTGTCGTACTGTGGCTACGACATCCACGACCTCGCCGATATGGACCACGGCGTGTCGTTTGAGGAAACCTGCTTTCTCCTCTGGCACCGCCGGTTGCCGAACCGGGCCGAACTGGGCGACCTGCAGACACAACTCGACGCAGCGCGACGCCTGCCCGAGCCGATCCTGCGCGCGATGAAGTCGCTGCCGGCCGGAGATGGCATGGACGCGCTTCGCACGCTCACGTCCATGCTGGGGCACTACGACCAGGACGCCGCCGTCCACACACCCCAGGCCAACTACCGCAAGGCCGTGCGCCTGACCGGCCAGATCGGGTCCCTCGTGGCCACCTGGGGCCGAATGGCGGCGGGAGGCGGCGCCATTGACCCCGATCCGGCGCTGGGCCACGCGGCCAACTTCCTGTACATGCTCACGGGCACGCGCCCATCAGCGCTTGCCGCGCGTGCGTTTGACGTGTCACTGGTGCTGCATGCCGACCACGAGCTGAATGCGTCCACGTTTGCGGCCCGCGTCTCGGCCGCCACGCTCACCGACCTGCACTCGGCCATCGTCGGCGCGATTGGTGCGCTCAAGGGACCGCTGCACGGCGGCGCCAACGCCGAAGTCATGAAGATGCTGCTCGACATCGGCCAGGACGCCGGAGTGGAGCGTGCCGGTGAATATGTGCGCGCGAAACTCGCCCGCAAGGAAAAGATTTCCGGCTTCGGGCACCGCGTGTACCACACGGAAGATCCCCGCGCCACGCACCTGCGCCGCTTTTCCAAGTCGATTGGCGAGAAAGCCGGACAGCCGCAGTGGTTCGCGATGTCGGAGCGGATCGAGCAGGTCGTCAAGGGCGACAAGGGCCTGAATCCGAACGTGGATTTTTATTCGGCGTCCATGTTCTACTCGCTCGGCATTCCCATCGCGCTGTATACCCCGATCTTCGCCGTCAGCCGCATCAGCGGCTGGACCGCGCACGTGCTGGAACAATACGCGAACAACAGGCTCATTCGTCCGAGGACCGAGTACATCGGCCCGGCGTATCCGCAACAGGTGTTGCCGCTTGATCAGCGTTAA